The Montipora foliosa isolate CH-2021 chromosome 10, ASM3666993v2, whole genome shotgun sequence genomic sequence CCGAAATATTCGGTAGACTGGAACAGAGAATAATTTGGAGATTAAACGGTGAGCAAATTAATAAGGTGTTACTGACATATCTAGGGAGAGAAATAAGGAGTATTATAATTGGTTAGTGCGCAGTATCATAGCGCAAACGTATGTTCAACTTGGCCTGCGCTTTTACCGAAATGGCACTGATTGCACAAGTACATATATACAGCTGTTTTGAGAATTGTTGTCTTAAAAAGGCGTAAAAGCATACGAGACAATGTCGAAAGGTAGTATGGGCAGTGGTTTAGGGTTGATTGACCGATGCTCAAGGTGTTTCAGCGTGACGGGAAAAAAAACACAGCTCAAACATTTGTATTCATGCTGTCTCCCTTCTAAAACACTGTTAACCTCCTTCAAGGAGCGCCAGACTTTTAGTACTTATAATACCAATCGACATTGTCGCGGACCCTTTTATGCTTGACAATGTGGGAAAACGTTTGTCGAAACAGCTACACCAGCATGCAACTATTTCAAAATCAGTGTATTCTTCGTGGGGGAGGGGgtgtgagggggggggggggggtgggaggtGCAATAAGTAGAGTGAGGCATACATCGCCGGTTGTTGAGGCAAACTTCCTTATTTCATGTTCGATGCCAGCTTGAAGTATTTAGCTTTCAAGCCAGTAAAGTTCACCAAGCAAGAAAAGTAACAGGTTATGTACATGTAACGCTCAATTTGGGAGGGGCGTTGGCCTCATGGTTAATGTGCTCGTCTCCGGATCGAGCGATCCGGGCTGgagccctggccggggacattgcgcTAGGTTCTTCGGCAAACACTAccctcacagtgcctctctccacctaGGTGTTTAAATGGGTACCGACGAACTTAATGCTAGATGTAAACCTGCGATGAACTAGCATCCCTTCcaggggagtagaaatactcctagttgcttcataatagcggggataagctccggcctgatggacAACTTGGCTCGAATTCTGCACACTTTGCCTTTACCAATTGTAGCACTCAGTGCACTTCTGAATTCATTCCTTAAGTATATCTCTAAATAtctatcttaaacttaattgTGTCCTTAAAATGTCTTCTTCCCAAAGGATATATACCGAAGGATCTTTCCTCAAACGTGAAAGTTCTCCCATGGATTCCGCAAAATGACTTATTGGCCCATAACAGCACCAAAGCCTTTATCTCACACACAGGTCACAACAGCTTATATGAAGCAGCTTTCTACGGTGTGCCACTGGTCTGCTTACCGATATTCTTTGATCAATTCAGTAACTGCGCGCAGGCTCAATCAGTTGGCATGGCAATTGGTATTGATATCAAGAAAGCGACTAGTGATGAACTATTCCTTGCGATAGGGCGAATACTCGAACAACCAAGGTAATTTCTGTTAATTGTAGAATTCGCCAGAAAATAACTACTTCATATGACATGGACAGTTGATCTTACGGAccttacatgtagttttttatctgtttttatttcttctttatAGCTTCAAAAGTAACGCTTCTCGCATCTCTCGATTGTTGCGTGACAATCCGCGAACGTTCGTTCAGCAAGCCGCTGACTGGATTGAATATGTCCACAGGCACAAAGGAGCCAAGCACCTCAGACCGGAAGTGTATAATCTCTACTGGTACCAACAGTATCTATTGGATGTTCTTGTGTTTCTTTTAACTTCAGTCTTTGCAATTTTCCTTGCAACGCGAATGCTGTTTAGACTGTTATGTAAGATTTTTGCCAAGCAAGTAAAGGCTGGTCACAGATCCAACCGAGAATGGGCTTCCAACAAAAGCCTTTAGGTCGTAACGTTTCCCGACTGTACAACTATGGCAATGCAATACGCATACAAGCGTATCAAGCTTACCTAACTCTATATAACTCCatggttttgaaaaaaaacaaaatctctAAAAGGAGGTTCTTTTTAAGCGAAGTTTCATTCGCAGTTAGTTGGTTAGGAAAATAACCAGACTGCAATACCAAAGATACAATGttcatagcaaaaaaaaaaagttataacTCTAGAATGATGATATGTTGTTTGAATAAAGGTATCATTTTAAACCCTTATGATCCCGTGACGCTGTAAATCTCTAGAGATATCAGGATCAATGGTTAAAAGAAGTTGCTTTAACAGCATTCATCCCAGTGGGTCTCAACCGACGGCCTACAAAAGATGCACAAACCTCTGGCGCCAAATTCTACATAAGCCTCATTTTCGCCCTATTGTTTCTACCAAAGGAACAACCAAATTTttaagtatacaaaaatttggttttatcaacggagttgataatgtaaattggccaccgtacagagattcgaaaaactgacgtttcgagcgttagcccttcgtcagagcgaatgttggattcgctctgacgaagggctaacgcatATGGCCCTCATTTGATGTAGACAGTCTGTTTCCCAACATTCCTTTAGATGGATGTCTTGACCTGGCGTCTcattgcatcttttcactgatAGGCTCCGTACCGCGTGATGCTATAAATGTTCCTGTGCAAGTTGTAATGGCTAGTTACATCAATGAGACAAGCGAAAATTCAGTTCTTTAAGCGCGCCCACTAGCACATATCGTCAGGACAGAAACGCTCATGCATGTTTTCAAGCATTTACACAGCTCAGAATCGTaatttttgtttaagagatTGTCTTAAGAAATCGTCTGAAGCCTTAAGTCTTAAGGAATCTTAGTGCCAATCATGTTCCGTCGAACAAGATACCAGAACAGAGGAAGAACcgtatttaaattaattaaccCTTCAATTCGATctgaattgcaaaaaaaaaaaaagtttacaaGTGTTCAAAGCAAACAGTAAacctaatttatttttattttttatttaattcaatatttatccAGGGGCATCCAATTTAGCAGAGCTAGTTTAAATGGAGCCCTAAAGCGAAAattcaattaacaaaattaacgTAACGTAACGTAACTTAACGTAAACAAAATTTGCAAACCAACTGAATTACTTACTTTTTGACTGCCTCCGTAATTTCCCCGGGAGGAGGGGAGGCGGGTGCTCTCAAATTGAGTGGAGTGTGCGGTCCacttcccaaaacccttaccctatttatgactagaatctgcgattttccctaccctacTTCTAAGGACCTTGCCAAAAATTCGATACAGAATCAGTGACCGTTGCGGCTGGCACAGTTGTCCTAAACATAATTTATAGATGATGATGAAAAAGCAGCTTCCTCTAGAAACATTATCAGTacgcaattgatgaccaaaatGGCCAAAGTCGACACCCTCTCTTCGGGGCTACAGGTACCTATATAGCCCAAATAAGGGGGTGCTCCCTTATTTGGGCTATTTGGGCGTGATTGGCAGACGTTGGGGTAAAAAACCTTAGTAAATAACTGGTTAGCAAACATAACTGAAAACTGGTTAGCTTGGTTGTTTCCGAAAAACTGGCAACTTCTAGGGATTACGCAACTATAAGTTAAACGCGTTACGCAATAAGCACCATTCCGATCTATAAATTCAAATGCAGCGCTTGCGCAACTTTGAACGTAAACAGCGCGTATCAAACTTGACAATTAAGATAGGCTGACTGTTCAGTGAAACAACGTCTTTGTTTCCATTGATTACTTGAGTTTCGCTGGACAGAGGTGTACATAAATAGATGTGCTTTTATCTCGCTTCATACAAGGAGATTTGAAAATCCAAAATGGAAGTAAGAGCACGCAACGACTGAGACAATAACCCACAAAATGATTGCACTCTAGAGATATATAGCTCTTTTCCCCAATGAATGCACGCCAATTCAAAGTAACCGTGATGCAATAGCAGAGTCGTTGCGTGACCTCAACATCACAACCAAGGCATATACATGCCGCGCTCTGTAACTGACTCACTGGCGACAATTTTATTTCAACAAACTATCAAAGGTCACTTAAAACAAAACTAGTTCTGTACGAGATTACGATTATCTATCATGTTGTTCGTTGTTATCTTGCTCTTTACTTCTTGTTATCCGTCCAATGGAGCGAAAATACTCGGTGTGCTGGTATCAGAATTCAAGAGTCACTACTTAAACATTAGGAATGTGGCCGATGAACTGGCATCGCGGGGTCACGAGGTTTGTAATACACAGTTTATGTGCCTGTAATACTGAAGATTTGAATTGGTAGGCTTGAGATATGTACAGAACTTCAGACTTATTTAATCTTGTAAGACACATGTAGTAAATTATTACGTAACAGTCTCTTACGTTACTTTGTATGCAAGAATACTAAAAAACTAATTTTGCACGCAATAATTTTGATAGCCAAGCATTTGATAGATTTGCGCGCTACAGGTCGCTTAATAAAATTGTTTCGTGATGAAGTAAGTCTAGAGAATCTCCTTGCCGCGGATATAACCAAGTGCTATAAGCATGCAGCTCCAGAGAGAAATAGATGACTGGCATCCAGTAAAGTCAGTCACGCGTGAATAATGTTGAATCGGGTAACACAATTACCTTTCGATTTTACACTACTTGGAAGGATCGCGAGAATCGGAAGATATGCATGTTATCGATATTCTCGCGAGGAATACACCCGATATCCGCCCGTTTCCGTAACCTATCAACAGATTTTCAGGCACTTAATTTGCCTGCAACACTCCTCAACCCACATTCGATTATCTCATAAACAATGGAGTAGAATAGGCCTAAGTAAACTTACATATGTTGTGACGCGTGAAGCCATCCTTGCATGTCTACTCTAgcctcaacaagttgtttgacTCCCTCATGTTATCCTTATTCGCGTATGGCCGACTCGCTTGTCAGAGGATTTTAAATCGAATTAATAGCTTATTCTCTCCACAAGCCTACCGATATGGATATTCAACCAAGGCTGACTTCAAAATAGCGACCTTAGTTGAAAAGAAATATCAACTTTCTTTCACAAGATCACCACCACTAAAGACCACTCAATTCGAAATTTGTTGCTGCCAAAACGATTAAGAATACCAAGAAAAGGGTTCATGAATTCCACTTAACTCCCCCAGACAAGAACTGAGAGATGTAAAAGCTCTTTTATGAACAGATAACTTTTTCAACTTGCGTGATATTAAAATGTTGTCATGTTATCCTTATACATAAGATTGTAGATTATCAATAATATTTATCTAGCTTTCATTCAGGATTTGATCGTAAACTTGCCTGatgtttttcattaaaaaaaaccttattattattattattattattattattattgttcttgtttttttcgcCTTAACGTTtacccttttttttgttttccattgtCAGGTCTCTTTAGTTGTTCCATCCGTCCTGCCGTTTACTCCATCACCCTCGTTTAAGCATTCTACTTATAAATTCCCTTTCGGCAAGGATCACTTGGTAAACGTTTTCGTTCCAAAATCGCATAATCTATCTTTTTTCGAGGGTGCAGAAGACAATCAGAGGTGGATGGACTACTTTTTCATTTCATGTAGAGCACTGCTGAGTCACGTTCAACAACACAAAGATGAACTAAAGACGTTTGACTTGATGTTTTGTGATTCACCCCCAGAATGCGGCGCTATCATCTCTGAGATACTTCGACTGCCGAGGATTGACATCAAACCGGCGGGCTTTGGGATGCGATTTTACCCAGCTCTAAGTGTGGTTTCCTATATCCCGTGGATATTTTCATCGAACAGTAATCAAATGAGCTTTTTCGAAAGGGTTGAGAACTTGTTTTATCACACTCTAATCTCAACTTCATCTTGGAGCTATTACGCGCGCTACGAAGGACTCACGGTAGAATTCGGCGAAGGGGGCGAGAGATCCTTCCAGGAAGCAATTAATACGGTGGAGATGACTATCATCATGGGTCACTTTGCTCTGGAGTATCCTCAGCCAATTTTGCCAGGTAAGAGCCAGTAACTAGCTGACCGCATAACAAAACCGTCACAAACAGGGCGGAGTCTTCCGTGATGAAGGCTTCGACACCTGTCGTAACTGTAAGAGTTACCCCAGCTAAATATcagtttcttcttcttcttcttcgtctaaAACGGCCGTAAGCAATCACTTTCCTTTTTCTGGACGGGTAATGTCTCACAGTCTACTCAGTGTCAATCCGTTGGAGAAGAATTCATGTGAGGAATCTGTTCTCTTACTATTTGCGTTTGAGATCATTAAAGCTAGATGAACAAAGTCATTTAAAGGAAATTTCCCCCTGATCTTTTCGGTGCTGACCTGTTGTACAATGTATTTCAGAAACCCAGAGACCTAACAAGCCGCGCAAAGGTATTAATTGAACATTGCAGTCGCATTCACACCACAACGTTTCCGTTTTAAACCACAGCCACAAAATTAGTAGGACCATTGACAATCAAGCCCACAAATCCACTTCCTGAAGACCTGGAACAGTTTATCAACGGAGCAGGAGACAAAGGGATAATCCTGTTTGCCTTAGGAACACTCGGGGACGTAGTATTAACCAAACAACAGGTAGACATGTTGGCCGAAGCCTTTGGGAGACTGGAGCAGAGAATCATATGGAGATTGAAGGGTAAGTTTATAAATGTGATCACTGCATTACAGCTATCCTTACTCCCTATATTCACTCTTTTTGTGAAATTACAACACCCTCTACCGTACACAATTCAATCTCCTCATACCCACTGATTTCAGTGGTGACTTGGGAACCCATTAATTTGAGGATTCCGTTACATAACACCTTTAGAACCACAAAGGTTGCTTGAGATTCTACGTTCTGACTTTGTATATTTGTATACATCAATGTGATAACGCTGCCCCCCAGTGACCCGGCAAAGGTACTGTTAAACTAGGCAACCATGTTGTACTACATAAGACGTCATTTGCTGATTTGCAGAGGAGGcagcgtggtcgagtggttagaacgttgggtttgcatgcggctgctccgggtttaggatttgtttccggttgtcccggattcaactctaccacgctttgtaaatagccaactggttgcctcctgccagttggggttcttaataacgtttctgttaactttgaattgtttctttcacattgttaaaagtggggtgcctgtaaactagcttgatagctaagtgcacttccactataaactaAGCATTTTTGCATTTACATGTCACCGAAGCCTATTTCCCTTTTGTAAACGGtagttgccatttctcagaacggtcgttgccatttgaaacggtcgatgccattttttagctctgaattacactcattaggtctaagaactcaaaaggttgcggttactgggagttgtgtctcgctggtcatatgagttagggttcgggatagggttctgtttatggtgagggctaagaacccgagttcgagtcttgaaattttcggactctttttttcctcaagtttttcttttataaatgtttaatttttgttaatattttttcttagtttgtttcttttaattttctttgaagtgaagtgtgtagtcgaccgttataattgccatcgaccgtttcaaatggcaacgaccgttctgagaaatggcaacgaccgtttacgaattACTAGGAGTCTAGAATTTTACATCACTCCACCTCACCCTGGCCGCCAGTATTAGTACGTTACTATAATGTTCAACAATTGTTTGGTCCAGGATTTTGCAGCGAAGGTCTTCTGTTTCTTGTATTTGAATTGAAAGAGTACCCAAGGTTCTAGTCATTGGAGATTTCACGAGATTTTAAACTTTGATGGGTGATAATCTGACCATTGAAATTTATCCCCATTCACCCCTCTTTAAGGTCGAGTGGGTTGGAGATGGGATAACTCGCTTCTTATGGAGATTATCTCTGTCCGCTTTTTAAGTTTTCATTTTACTCTAAAATATTCTCGTTTCTAAAGGATATATCCCAGACGATCTTTCCTCGAACATCAAAGTTCTTTCATGGATTCCACAGAATGATTTATTGGCCCATAACGGCACCAAAGCCTTCATCTCCCACACAGGCCACAACAGTTTATACGAAGCAGCTTTCTATGGTGTTCCACTGGTTTGTGTACCGATTTTTGCTGACCAGCTTAGTAACTGCGTCCAAGCCCAATCGGTCGGCATAGCAATTGGTATTGATATAAAAACTGTGACTGGTGATGAAGTATACCATTCAATAAGGCGAATTCTCGAGGAACCAAGGTAATTTCATTCCTTACATTTCATTTCATAACCTCTAGAGATCTTattgagaccagggaagatttTCCAGTTTTATTAACCACACCTTTAGGTTTGAAACCCCCAGTAGTAGGAAATGATCTTCCATCTTCTTGTTTTCGGAGTCGAGGATGTCGTGAAGTTGTGAGATCATTCACCCCTCTGCGCCTCCATATCAAACTACCTGAACCATTCTAGTTTTTAAGCACACCGTTATTGTAAATTCAAAGAAATCCTTCCCCTATAATATTTCTGCAACCTTAATTTCTTTTCAAGCTTCAAGGGTAATGCTACACGCATCTCTCGATTGTTGCGTGACAGTCCACGAACGTCCCTACAGCAAGCCGCTGACTGGATTGAATATGTCCACAGACACAAAGGAGCTAAGCACCTCAGACCGGAAGTGTACAATCTCTACTGGTACCAATATTATCTTCTGGATGTAGTTGCATTCCTCTTATCTGCACTTTTTGCATTTTGCATTGTAATGAGATTGCTGTTTAGACTGTTGTGCAAGATGTTCACCAAGCGTGAAAAGGGCTATAAGATTTCGAAGCAAGAATGAGGACTGTTTCTAATAAGCACAGTTGAAAAAAGAGTACAACAACTTCCAATTTTGCCTGTTTCTTTGTTGTTCGTAGGCAACCAAAGGTTGATCTTAGTTCCAGAGAGTTCCAGAGAATACATAGGAATTTACGCTGTTTCGACTGAGACCATTACTATTGcaacatgaatttttttagcaaatttgcattttaACCCTACCTAGCCTAGAAATATTAAGACAAACACGCAGTTAGGATAATTTCGTCAAGGGCCATGTTATAGCAAATTTCGCAGTTTGGCGCAGTTAAAAGTTTGGATAATAAGCGTggaatgtaaataataataataatgataataataataataataataataataataataataacaataataataataataataataataataataatagtaataataataataataatggaaactttatttgtcttcgaatacagttgcaaatctctctacgtataggcaattaacaactggctacttgaaattgagtgatatacttgtatactgtatttacaaatgaataaaaaatatatatatatatatatatatatatatattacagttttattaagtctgggctatcccaagtcttatttctacgacagaatataaaatatgttgccCTAATGGCgagacttatcatttttttgattatatagtgttgttgcgttttgtcaatgccaatgtcattcatcatttctaagaacgtagagcattcgttggaagaacaccaagggagctcatggaaaggtttacaaatttgacacatctgtagttacttctcatgtctttgaccacgttcatgtatttttcttttttgcgtactgcattgtttttaaggttagattcaaaaccaaccgttagttctagaatatataggGACTTGGACTGTTATAGGAAAAaaagatctggacgataattttcaccagttataattgaaggactcggaaagccattgacatcagcatagagtgaagagcgatcattaattacaggttgaagtgagttggcaatgaagttgagaattgagtcgtgtctccaggtgaagcgatcaaggtaatgttgacaaccagcgacaatatggaggagtgactcagggttaaggcaaaaggagcaatctggactttgtgataatccccatcttgtcatattcgtacgtgtaggaagggagttgttgatgtagcgaatggtaaaattgtagatgttcttgggtagatgagactgggcagacgaccaaatagagttaacagatgacaatgagtgcttgataacatttgtaaaaaagaaaccttgagatgttaagtggtgttgcagtttgtcttcttgattcgaacggaagtctttaagaacttccttggtggatttgaaCACATCGTATTGAATATTGGTGTGACTGCTTGACGATTTCCAGAGATGTTTTAGGGAATCATTCCGTGACTCTTTTAAGGAATTGCGGAGAACTGTTTTGCACTGAGTGAATTTAACTGAAGGAGGACAAATTTTAAGGCCAAATTTATTGCGTTTTAGAAAAACATTACTCAGTGTACCAGATATCGGGATTGCAAGCCATTTTCGAATATAGCCGTTCACTATAGAAtcaagatttgctattatccaggtttttgatatgtcagctacagtaaaatgccaggacagtttagataggacatagcggctgtacagcagaagtttgtttttgggatgcagtggtttctcatcaatgtcacaCATCAAGTCTTGTACAAGAGAGGACAATTCTGACATGTGTTGGTTGTTAGACATGTTGAAATCAAAGTAGCGTCCTAAGTAACGAAATGATTCACCCATTTCCACACACGGGACAAGAACTCCATTTATCAACAGTTTAGGTAAATAGTGGACAGATTTGCTGCACAGTTTCCGtattccaaaagtaaaacatttgtcaACCCTTATTATCATACTAGACCATTGACACCAGATTATAAAGCGGTTGATTAGGTGCTGATTTTCTGATTCCTGACCACTTATAACAGCGGCGTCGTCTGCGAACTGGAACCAGTGGATCGGATTTAAGAACCTTAGGGAAAAGCCAAATTGAcgatatttttcagatttaatgTGCTGGAGAAACGTGTTAaaacacaagttaaaaagaagaggGCTGAGGCAATCACCTTGAAGTACGCCACGACCAATAGATATAAACGGAGTACGAAATTCATTGGTAATTATAGAGGTTTTGAAATCAGTGTACAGACTTTTAACCAGAAGTTTGACATGGTCAGGGATGTGGTGGTAAT encodes the following:
- the LOC137972700 gene encoding uncharacterized protein, whose protein sequence is MPFTCPTKQFCEGVGQLSIMWIWISVILLCTTSYPSNGAKILGVMMTESKSRYSNLRNVADELASRGHEITLVVPSILPFSASHTVRHSVYTYPFEEDHLEKTIVPKSHNRSLWEIVQDNKMWIDNFIMPCRALIIHAKLHRKELRNFDLMFCDSPPECGAIISEILELPRIDLKLAGAMRFFKDVSVVSYIPDILSWNTDKMTFVERVANLLYHVLMSATIMYNYALCDALRREFDVQEERSFRDSINKVEMVLIMGHFALEYPQPILPATKLVGPLTVKPPSPLPRDLEQFISEAGEKGIILFSLGTLGDAVLQVHQVDMLAEIFGRLEQRIIWRLNGYIPKDLSSNVKVLPWIPQNDLLAHNSTKAFISHTGHNSLYEAAFYGVPLVCLPIFFDQFSNCAQAQSVGMAIGIDIKKATSDELFLAIGRILEQPSFKSNASRISRLLRDNPRTFVQQAADWIEYVHRHKGAKHLRPEVYNLYWYQQYLLDVLVFLLTSVFAIFLATRMLFRLLCKIFAKQVKAGHRSNREWASNKNDDEKAASSRNIISTQLMTKMAKVDTLSSGLQFCTRLRLSIMLFVVILLFTSCYPSNGAKILGVLVSEFKSHYLNIRNVADELASRGHEVSLVVPSVLPFTPSPSFKHSTYKFPFGKDHLVNVFVPKSHNLSFFEGAEDNQRWMDYFFISCRALLSHVQQHKDELKTFDLMFCDSPPECGAIISEILRLPRIDIKPAGFGMRFYPALSVVSYIPWIFSSNSNQMSFFERVENLFYHTLISTSSWSYYARYEGLTVEFGEGGERSFQEAINTVEMTIIMGHFALEYPQPILPATKLVGPLTIKPTNPLPEDLEQFINGAGDKGIILFALGTLGDVVLTKQQVDMLAEAFGRLEQRIIWRLKGYIPDDLSSNIKVLSWIPQNDLLAHNGTKAFISHTGHNSLYEAAFYGVPLVCVPIFADQLSNCVQAQSVGIAIGIDIKTVTGDEVYHSIRRILEEPSFKGNATRISRLLRDSPRTSLQQAADWIEYVHRHKGAKHLRPEVYNLYWYQYYLLDVVAFLLSALFAFCIVMRLLFRLLCKMFTKREKGYKISKQE